The DNA region ATGGCCAGCCAGTCCACGGGCCGGTGCAGGGCAGTGAGCAGCTTGCCGAAGTCGTGCAGCAGCCCGGCCGTGAAGAGGATGTCCGGGTCGCGCACCTGGCGTTTCTCGCCAAGGGTCTTGGCGATGACGCCGACGCTGAGCTGATGCCGCCAGTAGGGGCCGAGGCGGAAGGACTCCGGCAGGGTGTGGCGCACGGTAACGGCCTGGGCGCCGAGGATGAGCACGAGGTTGCGGATCTCCTTGAGCCCGAGCAGGGTGATAGCGCGGGACACGGAGCTGACCTTGGCCTGCAAGCCATAGAAGGCGGAGTTGGCCAGGGCCAGGATCTTGGTGGTCAGGCCCTGGTCGTGGGCGATGGTCTGGGCGATTTCGTCCATGGAGGCGCGGGAGGACTCGCCCGTCATGCCGAAGAGGTCGCGCAACAGCGAAAGGGAGTAGGGCAGGTCCTGCTTGACGTTGCTCAGCTCCGCCAGAAAATCCTGTCCGTGTTGCTGGTCGGTCATTCAGGCTCTCCCTGTTCATCCGGCTGTCCGCGTTCACCTGCGTCCGGCGTTTCCGCAGGCGGGGCGCCGGCTTCGGCCAGGGTGGCGTCATCCAGCAGGTTCTTGTCCTTGAGCCACTGGAGGAACTGCGTGGCCGCCTCGTGCTCGGGATCGAGCTCCAGCGCCTTGCTCAGGTAGTGGGCGGTGTCGGCGATCTGGTGCTTCTCGAAGTAGGCTCGGGCGATGTTGTAGTAGAGGTTCTCGTCCGCCGTGGCCAGGGACTCGGCCCGGCTGTAGTACTCCAGGGCCTGGTCGTACATCTTGTTCTTGCGCAGGTTGATGCCGAAGTCGTTGAACAGATGCTTGTGCTCGGGCTCGAAGGCGGCGTCCAGCTTGACCAGGCGCTCGAAGATGTTGTCGGCCTTTTCGCTCTCCCCGCGCTCCAGGTAAGTAAGCCCCAGGCCGAAGTTGGCGCGCACGTTGTCCACGTCCACCTCCAGCGCCTTCTGGAATTTGTTTTCGGCCGAGAAGTGCTCGCCCTTTTCGCGGTGCTTTTCGCCTTCCTCGATCTTCTGGTTGAGGTTGCGGATGGCCGGGTACACGGTCTGTACGTAGTACTCGGGCTCGGGCGAGAATTTGGTGATGAGGTCGTCCTTGGCGATCTTGCGCTTGGGACCGGAGGGCACGAAGTTGACGTTGATGGGTTGGATCTCCACCACGCCGTCGTCGAGCTCCTTGGCCATCCAGAAGGTTTTCTGAATGGTCTTGCGCACGGACGTGCCCGTGCCCACCTTCTGCACGCTCTGCGAGGAG from Oceanidesulfovibrio marinus includes:
- a CDS encoding HDOD domain-containing protein: MTDQQHGQDFLAELSNVKQDLPYSLSLLRDLFGMTGESSRASMDEIAQTIAHDQGLTTKILALANSAFYGLQAKVSSVSRAITLLGLKEIRNLVLILGAQAVTVRHTLPESFRLGPYWRHQLSVGVIAKTLGEKRQVRDPDILFTAGLLHDFGKLLTALHRPVDWLAIQDIAADRSLQHNLAEEEYWGLEHGLIGAMTLNSWNLPRELTEPLNWHHSPALAGDFKDDAAVICVADAMHHWIEDSSVPLLRPAEALLADWEWDLDETTALCGDALDDDSIDQLAAALI
- a CDS encoding tetratricopeptide repeat protein → MTAESDHNNTPHDPQGDHGTQHGHPSSADHREKIYGIFSSQSVQKVGTGTSVRKTIQKTFWMAKELDDGVVEIQPINVNFVPSGPKRKIAKDDLITKFSPEPEYYVQTVYPAIRNLNQKIEEGEKHREKGEHFSAENKFQKALEVDVDNVRANFGLGLTYLERGESEKADNIFERLVKLDAAFEPEHKHLFNDFGINLRKNKMYDQALEYYSRAESLATADENLYYNIARAYFEKHQIADTAHYLSKALELDPEHEAATQFLQWLKDKNLLDDATLAEAGAPPAETPDAGERGQPDEQGEPE